A single region of the Paraburkholderia megapolitana genome encodes:
- a CDS encoding VOC family protein produces MHLDHATIVTPDLEGARRFFVDVVGLVRGARPPFGIDGDWLYADGRPAIHLVAATVPGSTARATPRIDHVAFRLDTAAEWDALLARLAAAKVDSQRAEVPLAGELQLFVALAPGVVIEFVTALHNVHPARP; encoded by the coding sequence ATGCATCTCGATCACGCAACGATCGTTACTCCCGATCTCGAAGGCGCGCGGCGGTTTTTCGTCGACGTGGTCGGGCTCGTGCGCGGCGCGCGGCCGCCGTTCGGGATCGACGGCGACTGGCTGTATGCGGATGGCCGTCCAGCGATCCATCTGGTCGCGGCGACGGTGCCTGGTTCGACCGCTCGTGCGACGCCGCGTATCGACCATGTCGCGTTTCGACTCGATACCGCCGCCGAGTGGGACGCGCTGCTTGCGCGGCTCGCTGCTGCCAAGGTCGATTCCCAGCGCGCCGAGGTTCCGCTCGCCGGTGAATTGCAATTGTTCGTTGCGCTGGCGCCGGGCGTCGTCATCGAGTTTGTGACGGCCCTGCACAACGTGCATCCTGCGCGCCCCTGA
- a CDS encoding LysR family transcriptional regulator, whose product MDNLGDIRLFVEAAQLGGLSAAGRKLGLTPAAASARLAKLEAQLKARLFERTTRQLRLTDEGRLYLSCCQQALQALDDAEAALQAGQNVVRGKVRISATSDFGRNLLMHWLDEFNELYPEVTFALTLSDSLSNLVQEDIDLAIRFGVPRDSSLVARPLAPNPRVLCASPEYVARHGEPKDPLDLARFDCIVLVTASGPVNEWRFTRGDEVQHYTVPLDTSRETNDGAIAREWALRGYGIVIKSMWDVEADLRADGLRVLLPEWHYPDAPLHALYHRNRFMAPRVRVLLDFLSERFAQVTTELEALLGVPASKPAR is encoded by the coding sequence ATGGACAATCTCGGCGATATCCGCCTGTTCGTCGAGGCCGCGCAGCTGGGCGGCCTGTCCGCGGCGGGCCGCAAGCTCGGTCTCACGCCGGCGGCCGCCAGCGCGCGGCTCGCCAAGCTGGAAGCGCAACTGAAAGCGCGGCTCTTCGAGCGCACGACTCGCCAGTTGCGCCTCACCGACGAAGGCCGTCTGTATCTGAGCTGCTGCCAGCAGGCACTGCAGGCGCTAGACGACGCCGAAGCCGCGCTGCAGGCGGGCCAGAACGTCGTACGCGGCAAGGTACGGATCTCGGCCACTTCCGATTTCGGCCGCAACCTGCTGATGCACTGGCTCGACGAGTTCAACGAGCTTTACCCCGAGGTGACGTTCGCGCTCACGCTGTCGGATTCGCTGTCGAACCTCGTGCAGGAAGACATCGATCTCGCGATCCGCTTCGGCGTGCCGCGCGACAGCTCGCTGGTGGCGCGCCCGCTCGCGCCGAACCCGCGGGTGCTGTGCGCATCGCCGGAATACGTCGCGCGGCATGGCGAACCGAAGGACCCGCTCGATCTCGCGCGTTTTGACTGCATCGTGCTCGTCACCGCGTCGGGGCCCGTCAACGAATGGCGCTTCACACGCGGCGACGAAGTCCAGCACTACACCGTGCCGCTCGACACCTCGCGCGAAACCAACGACGGCGCCATCGCCCGCGAATGGGCGCTGCGCGGCTACGGCATCGTGATCAAGTCGATGTGGGATGTCGAAGCCGACCTGCGCGCCGACGGGCTGCGCGTGCTGCTGCCCGAATGGCACTACCCGGACGCGCCGCTGCATGCGCTCTATCACCGCAACCGCTTCATGGCGCCGCGGGTGCGGGTGCTGCTCGACTTCCTGAGCGAGCGTTTCGCGCAAGTCACGACCGAACTGGAAGCACTGCTCGGGGTGCCCGCATCGAAGCCGGCACGATGA
- the miaB gene encoding tRNA (N6-isopentenyl adenosine(37)-C2)-methylthiotransferase MiaB, whose product MTKKVYVKTFGCQMNEYDSDKMVDVLGAAEGLIKTDSPEDADVILFNTCSVREKAQEKVFSDLGRVRELKEANPNLIIGVGGCVASQEGAAIVARAPYVDLVFGPQTLHRLPQMIDQRRTSGRPQVDISFPEIEKFDHLPPARVDGPSAFVSIMEGCSKYCSYCVVPYTRGEEVSRPLDDVLTEIAGLADQGVREVTLLGQNVNAYRGALTQHSPDIADFATLVEYVADIPGIERIRYTTSHPKEFTQRLIDTYAKVPKLVNHLHLPVQHGSDRILMAMKRGYTVLEYKSVIRRLRAIRPYLSLSTDMIVGFPGETEEDFDKMMALIHEMSYDTSFSFIYSPRPGTPAANLHDDTPREVKLKRLQHLQATIEENVVRISQAMVGRVERILVEGPSRKDPTELAGRTENNRVVNFPAPVASHARLIGQMVDVKINLAYPHSLRGELVLLHDAVPASTH is encoded by the coding sequence ATGACCAAGAAAGTTTATGTAAAGACCTTTGGCTGCCAGATGAACGAGTACGACTCCGACAAGATGGTCGACGTACTCGGCGCAGCCGAAGGGCTCATCAAGACCGACTCCCCGGAAGACGCGGACGTCATTCTCTTCAATACCTGCTCGGTGCGCGAAAAGGCCCAGGAGAAAGTTTTCTCCGATCTCGGCCGCGTGCGTGAGCTGAAGGAAGCGAATCCGAACCTGATCATCGGTGTGGGCGGTTGTGTCGCGAGCCAGGAAGGTGCGGCGATCGTTGCGCGTGCACCGTATGTCGATCTCGTGTTCGGCCCGCAAACGCTGCACCGTCTGCCGCAGATGATCGACCAGCGCCGCACAAGCGGCCGTCCGCAAGTCGACATCTCGTTCCCGGAAATCGAAAAGTTCGACCATCTGCCGCCGGCGCGCGTCGATGGTCCGAGCGCGTTCGTCTCGATCATGGAAGGCTGCAGCAAGTACTGCAGCTACTGCGTCGTGCCGTACACGCGCGGCGAAGAAGTCTCGCGTCCGCTCGACGACGTGCTCACCGAAATTGCCGGGCTTGCCGATCAGGGCGTGCGCGAAGTTACGCTGCTCGGCCAGAACGTGAACGCTTATCGCGGCGCGTTGACGCAACACTCGCCCGATATCGCCGACTTCGCGACGCTGGTCGAATACGTCGCCGATATCCCCGGTATCGAGCGCATTCGCTATACGACGTCGCATCCGAAGGAATTCACGCAACGGCTGATCGACACCTACGCGAAGGTGCCGAAGCTCGTGAATCACCTGCATCTGCCGGTACAGCACGGCTCCGATCGCATCCTGATGGCGATGAAACGCGGCTACACGGTGCTCGAATACAAATCGGTGATTCGCCGGCTGCGCGCAATCCGCCCGTACCTGTCGCTGTCCACCGACATGATCGTCGGCTTCCCCGGTGAGACCGAAGAAGATTTCGACAAGATGATGGCGCTGATTCACGAGATGAGCTACGACACGAGCTTCTCGTTTATCTACAGCCCGCGGCCCGGTACGCCGGCCGCGAATCTGCACGACGACACGCCGCGCGAAGTGAAGCTCAAACGGCTGCAACATTTGCAGGCGACAATCGAAGAGAACGTCGTGCGTATCAGCCAGGCGATGGTCGGCAGGGTCGAGCGGATTCTGGTCGAAGGACCGTCGCGCAAAGACCCGACCGAACTCGCGGGCCGCACCGAGAACAACCGCGTCGTGAACTTCCCGGCGCCGGTTGCCTCGCATGCGCGGCTGATCGGCCAGATGGTCGACGTGAAGATCAACCTCGCGTATCCGCACTCGCTGCGCGGCGAACTCGTGCTGTTGCACGACGCCGTGCCGGCCAGCACTCACTAG
- a CDS encoding PhoH family protein: MKTSQQHLEFTAPRDDNARLANLCGPVDENLRQIEQALDVTIQRRGHRMTIRGRGAKVALTALEDFYSNAHKPLSIDDIQLALVEARHPASRAPAHRQGSAHNGTDADARFPGDPDHPFDEAPRSGDDEDGDDLGPKLYTRRADLRGRTPVQREYLKQIVSHDVTFGIGPAGTGKTYLAVACAVDALERDQVKRIVLTRPAVEAGERLGFLPGDLAQKVDPYLRPLYDALYDLLGFDKTAKMFERQMIEIAPLAYMRGRTLNHAFIILDEAQNTTPEQMKMFLTRIGFGSKAVVTGDTTQVDLPRGHKSGLIEAQQVLSEVRGIAITRFTSADVVRHPLVARIVEAYDAHSKKDDAGNAR; this comes from the coding sequence TTGAAGACCTCTCAGCAGCATCTGGAATTCACCGCACCGCGCGACGACAACGCGCGGCTCGCCAATCTCTGCGGACCAGTCGACGAGAACCTGCGGCAGATCGAGCAGGCGCTCGATGTGACGATTCAGCGTCGCGGCCATCGCATGACTATCCGCGGTCGCGGTGCGAAAGTCGCGCTGACGGCACTCGAAGACTTCTACAGCAACGCGCACAAGCCGCTATCCATCGACGACATCCAGCTCGCGCTGGTTGAAGCGCGCCATCCGGCCAGCCGTGCGCCGGCGCATCGCCAGGGGTCCGCGCACAACGGCACCGATGCCGACGCACGCTTTCCCGGCGACCCCGATCATCCGTTCGACGAAGCACCGCGCAGCGGCGACGACGAGGATGGCGACGATCTCGGTCCGAAGCTCTATACGCGGCGCGCCGACCTGCGTGGCCGCACGCCGGTGCAGCGCGAATACCTGAAGCAGATCGTGTCGCACGACGTGACCTTCGGCATCGGGCCGGCCGGTACCGGCAAGACCTATCTCGCGGTAGCGTGTGCAGTCGATGCGCTCGAACGCGACCAGGTCAAGCGCATCGTGCTGACCCGCCCGGCCGTCGAAGCCGGCGAGCGTCTCGGCTTCCTGCCCGGCGATCTCGCGCAGAAGGTCGATCCGTATCTGCGGCCGCTTTACGACGCGCTGTACGACCTGCTCGGTTTCGACAAGACCGCGAAGATGTTCGAGCGCCAGATGATCGAGATCGCGCCGCTCGCGTACATGCGCGGTCGCACGCTGAACCATGCGTTCATCATCCTCGACGAAGCGCAGAACACGACGCCGGAACAAATGAAGATGTTCCTCACGCGGATCGGCTTCGGCTCGAAGGCGGTCGTGACCGGCGACACGACCCAGGTCGATCTGCCGCGCGGCCACAAGAGCGGGTTGATCGAAGCGCAGCAGGTGCTGTCGGAGGTACGCGGCATCGCGATCACGCGCTTCACGAGTGCGGACGTGGTCCGGCATCCGCTCGTTGCGCGCATCGTCGAAGCGTACGACGCGCATTCGAAGAAAGACGACGCCGGTAACGCGCGCTGA
- the ybeY gene encoding rRNA maturation RNase YbeY, giving the protein MSRAPKLTLNLQFPAAKAWPEHKQLLPRATVAAWLKPALFADAELTVRFVDAEEGRTLNRTYRGKDYATNVLTFAYAESEDDPVTGDLILCCPVVEKEATEQNKPLAAHYAHLLVHGALHAQGYDHEIAEEAEEMEAIETEILAELGFPDPYRP; this is encoded by the coding sequence ATGAGCCGCGCTCCGAAACTGACGCTGAACCTGCAGTTCCCCGCCGCGAAAGCGTGGCCGGAGCACAAGCAGTTGCTGCCGCGCGCAACTGTCGCGGCATGGCTGAAGCCCGCGCTGTTCGCGGACGCGGAACTGACAGTGCGCTTCGTCGATGCCGAAGAGGGCCGTACGCTGAACCGCACTTACCGCGGCAAGGATTACGCGACGAATGTGCTGACGTTTGCGTATGCGGAATCCGAGGACGATCCGGTTACCGGCGATCTGATCCTGTGCTGCCCGGTGGTCGAAAAAGAAGCCACCGAGCAGAACAAGCCGCTCGCCGCGCACTACGCGCATCTGCTGGTGCATGGCGCGCTGCATGCGCAGGGCTACGATCACGAGATCGCGGAAGAAGCCGAAGAGATGGAAGCAATCGAAACCGAAATCCTCGCGGAACTGGGCTTTCCAGATCCTTACCGGCCGTGA
- a CDS encoding gamma-glutamylcyclotransferase, producing MLGESRLLTESELRASLDATLASWDRTSDLWLFGYGSLIWNPGLPTVESMRSRVHGYHRGLYLWSRVNRGTPEQPGLVLALDRGGSCSGIAFRLAAEGAMPHLEALWRREMAMGSYRPAWLPCVLADGRRIAALAFVMRRDVVTYTGKLPDEVVKTVFGCANGRYGTTLDYVSRTVAALRESGMPDRALEALLARCR from the coding sequence ATGCTCGGTGAATCGCGGCTGCTGACGGAAAGCGAACTGCGCGCGTCGCTGGACGCCACGCTGGCCAGCTGGGACCGCACGAGCGACCTGTGGCTGTTCGGCTATGGCTCGCTGATCTGGAATCCTGGCCTGCCCACCGTTGAATCGATGCGCTCGCGCGTGCACGGCTACCATCGCGGGTTGTACCTGTGGTCGCGGGTGAATCGCGGCACGCCGGAGCAACCGGGGCTCGTACTCGCACTCGATCGCGGCGGCTCGTGCAGTGGCATCGCGTTCCGGCTCGCCGCCGAAGGCGCAATGCCGCATCTCGAAGCGCTGTGGCGCCGCGAAATGGCGATGGGTTCGTACCGGCCCGCGTGGCTGCCGTGCGTACTCGCCGACGGCCGACGCATCGCCGCGCTCGCGTTCGTGATGCGCCGCGATGTAGTGACCTACACCGGCAAGCTACCCGACGAGGTTGTGAAAACGGTGTTCGGTTGCGCAAACGGCCGCTATGGCACGACGCTCGACTACGTGAGCCGGACCGTCGCCGCGCTGCGCGAAAGCGGTATGCCGGATCGCGCACTCGAAGCGCTGCTCGCGCGCTGCCGTTGA
- a CDS encoding HlyC/CorC family transporter gives MNDTYPSRRSTGKPQEKRSLLERLTDFISPEPDSRGELLEILQDAHERNLIDADSLSMIEGVFQVSELCARDIMIPRAQMDAINIAETPDEFMPYVLDKAHSRYPVYEGNRDNVIGVLLAKDLLRYYAEEEFDVRGMLRPAVFIPESKRLNVLLHDFRVNRNHIAIVVDEYGGVAGLITIEDVLEQIVGDIEDEYDFDEESGNIIASPDGRFRVRALTEIEQFNEAFGTHYSDDEVDTIGGLVTHHFGRVPHRGEKVRLDDLIFEILRGDARQIHMLLVRRDPMAGQRERDAQHVQT, from the coding sequence ATGAACGACACCTATCCCAGTCGACGCTCTACAGGCAAACCCCAGGAAAAGCGCTCGCTACTCGAGCGACTGACCGACTTCATCTCGCCCGAACCCGATTCTCGCGGCGAACTCCTCGAAATCCTCCAGGATGCGCATGAACGCAATCTGATCGACGCGGACTCGCTGTCGATGATCGAGGGTGTCTTCCAGGTCTCCGAACTCTGCGCACGCGACATCATGATTCCGCGCGCGCAAATGGATGCGATCAACATCGCCGAGACCCCGGACGAATTCATGCCGTACGTGCTCGACAAGGCGCACTCGCGCTACCCGGTCTACGAAGGCAATCGCGACAACGTGATCGGCGTGCTGCTCGCGAAAGACCTGCTGCGCTACTACGCCGAAGAAGAATTCGATGTGCGCGGCATGTTGCGCCCCGCGGTGTTCATCCCCGAGTCGAAGCGCCTGAACGTGCTGCTGCACGACTTCCGCGTGAACCGCAATCACATTGCGATCGTCGTCGACGAGTACGGCGGCGTTGCCGGCCTCATCACGATCGAGGACGTGCTCGAGCAGATCGTCGGCGACATCGAGGACGAATACGACTTCGACGAGGAAAGCGGCAACATCATTGCGTCGCCGGACGGCCGGTTCCGCGTGCGTGCGCTCACCGAGATCGAGCAGTTCAACGAGGCATTCGGTACGCACTATTCCGACGATGAAGTCGACACGATCGGCGGACTCGTCACGCATCATTTCGGCCGCGTGCCGCATCGTGGCGAGAAGGTTCGCCTCGACGACCTGATCTTCGAGATCCTGCGCGGCGATGCGCGTCAGATACACATGCTGCTCGTGCGTCGCGATCCGATGGCCGGTCAGCGCGAGCGCGACGCGCAGCACGTCCAGACCTGA
- the lnt gene encoding apolipoprotein N-acyltransferase has translation MADPISSRLQPGVTPAAATVPVGNGRTLPRSHYLLAFFAGAANTLSFAPTPHGGWLEIVLFVFFFAWLTRTTGWKSAALTGGAFGFGNFVTGVWWLYVSMHVYGGMSAVLAGAAVALFSLYLALYPALAAGIWSFCAGHARNGALASPDDRPFAPTWHGAFAFASAWAIGEWLRGTIFTGFPWLASGYPQVDGPLAGFAPVMGVYGVGWVLALIAALLVQAWARTREPRGGSRSSGNNSNTGSSHTARIATPAIVALALIAAGPLLHLVAWTTPTNAPLNVRLLQGNVPQDMKFDEAGVVGAIREFQRMITAKPADLVVTPETAIPVLVQDVPEDFGVAVRNFADSTGTSIVFGAIGGKVTPDRRIVDYTNSLFGMTPGTRDLYRYDKHHLVPFGEFVPWGFHWFVQMMNIPLGDFNRGAPVQKPFMVHNEAISVDICYEDLFGEEIARTVRENAAPVSVLINSTNLGWFGNTIALDQHLQIARMRSLETGRPMLRATNTGTTAAIDAHGNVTGRLRPFTIGALDTTVQGMTGNTPYVTSGNNTVLAVSLILLAFGFAFGPGRPGRRGNALKSEKTATSTAPDDSRNT, from the coding sequence ATGGCCGACCCGATCTCCTCCCGACTGCAGCCCGGCGTAACGCCTGCCGCAGCCACTGTTCCGGTCGGCAACGGCCGCACGCTGCCCCGCTCGCACTATCTGCTGGCCTTCTTCGCCGGCGCGGCGAACACGCTGTCGTTCGCGCCGACGCCGCACGGCGGCTGGCTCGAAATCGTGCTGTTCGTGTTCTTCTTCGCGTGGCTCACGCGGACGACCGGCTGGAAGAGCGCTGCGCTCACGGGCGGTGCATTCGGCTTCGGCAATTTCGTCACGGGCGTGTGGTGGCTGTACGTGAGCATGCACGTGTACGGCGGCATGTCCGCGGTGCTCGCGGGCGCCGCGGTTGCGCTGTTCTCGCTGTACCTCGCGTTGTATCCGGCGCTGGCTGCCGGTATCTGGTCGTTCTGCGCGGGGCACGCGCGCAACGGCGCACTCGCCTCACCCGACGACCGGCCGTTCGCGCCGACGTGGCACGGCGCGTTTGCGTTCGCGAGCGCGTGGGCGATCGGCGAATGGCTGCGTGGCACGATCTTCACGGGTTTTCCGTGGCTCGCGAGCGGTTATCCGCAGGTCGATGGACCGCTTGCCGGGTTTGCGCCGGTGATGGGCGTCTATGGCGTCGGCTGGGTGCTTGCGCTGATTGCCGCGCTGCTCGTGCAGGCCTGGGCGCGGACTCGTGAACCGCGCGGCGGCAGCCGCAGTAGCGGTAACAACAGCAACACCGGCAGCTCGCACACCGCGCGTATCGCCACGCCGGCAATCGTTGCGCTCGCACTGATCGCAGCGGGACCGCTGCTGCATCTCGTCGCGTGGACCACACCGACGAATGCGCCGCTGAACGTGCGGCTCCTGCAAGGCAACGTGCCGCAGGACATGAAATTCGACGAAGCCGGTGTGGTCGGTGCGATCCGCGAGTTCCAGCGGATGATCACCGCGAAGCCCGCCGACCTCGTCGTCACGCCGGAAACCGCGATCCCCGTACTCGTCCAGGATGTGCCCGAAGATTTCGGCGTCGCCGTGCGCAATTTCGCGGATTCGACCGGTACGTCGATCGTGTTCGGCGCGATCGGCGGCAAGGTCACGCCGGACCGCCGGATCGTCGACTACACGAACAGCCTGTTCGGTATGACGCCGGGAACGCGTGACCTCTACCGTTACGACAAGCATCACCTGGTGCCGTTCGGCGAGTTCGTGCCCTGGGGCTTCCACTGGTTCGTCCAGATGATGAACATCCCACTCGGCGATTTCAACCGCGGCGCACCGGTGCAAAAGCCGTTCATGGTCCACAACGAAGCGATCTCCGTCGATATCTGCTACGAGGATCTGTTCGGCGAGGAAATCGCGCGCACGGTGCGCGAAAACGCGGCGCCGGTGAGCGTACTGATCAATTCGACGAATCTCGGCTGGTTCGGCAACACGATCGCACTCGACCAGCATCTGCAGATTGCGCGGATGCGTTCGCTGGAAACCGGCCGGCCGATGCTGCGTGCCACCAACACCGGCACCACCGCGGCCATCGATGCACACGGCAACGTGACCGGACGGTTGCGGCCGTTCACGATCGGCGCGCTCGACACGACCGTGCAAGGCATGACCGGCAATACACCCTACGTGACGAGCGGCAACAACACGGTGCTCGCCGTTTCGCTGATCTTGCTCGCATTCGGCTTCGCCTTTGGACCAGGGCGGCCGGGGCGCCGCGGCAACGCGCTTAAGAGCGAAAAAACCGCGACATCCACCGCCCCCGACGACAGCCGCAACACCTGA
- the glyQ gene encoding glycine--tRNA ligase subunit alpha codes for MLTFQQIILTLQSYWDKQGCALLQPIDMEVGAGTSHVHTFLRAIGPEPWRAAYVQPSRRPKDGRYGENPNRLQHYYQYQAVLKPAPENILDLYLGSLEALGLDLQQNDVRFVEDDWENPTLGAWGLGWEVWLNGMEVTQFTYFQQVGGLDCKPVLGEITYGLERLAMYLQKVDNIYDLTWTEWEEQGPNGPELRRLTYRDVYHQNEVEQSTYNFEHANVDLLFTFFNSYEAEAKRMIEAQIALPAYELVLKAGHTFNLLDARGAISVTERAAYIGRIRALSRLVAQAYYDSREKLGFPMLGNPVHAVPGLTTDEQDAAMPAWAPPLKVERKIDPD; via the coding sequence ATGCTCACGTTTCAGCAAATCATCCTGACGCTGCAATCCTACTGGGACAAGCAGGGCTGCGCGCTGCTCCAGCCGATCGACATGGAAGTCGGCGCGGGCACGTCCCACGTTCATACGTTCCTGCGTGCAATCGGCCCGGAGCCGTGGCGAGCCGCCTATGTGCAGCCGTCGCGTCGTCCGAAGGACGGCCGCTATGGCGAGAACCCGAATCGTCTGCAGCACTACTACCAGTACCAGGCCGTGCTCAAGCCCGCGCCGGAAAACATTCTCGACCTGTATCTCGGCTCGCTGGAAGCGCTCGGTCTCGACCTTCAGCAGAACGACGTGCGCTTCGTCGAGGACGACTGGGAAAATCCGACGCTCGGCGCATGGGGTCTCGGCTGGGAAGTGTGGCTGAACGGTATGGAAGTGACGCAGTTCACGTACTTCCAGCAAGTGGGCGGGCTCGACTGCAAACCGGTGCTCGGCGAAATCACGTACGGGCTCGAGCGTCTCGCGATGTATCTGCAGAAGGTCGACAACATCTATGACCTGACGTGGACCGAGTGGGAAGAGCAAGGCCCGAACGGCCCCGAGCTGCGCCGCCTCACTTACCGCGATGTGTATCACCAGAACGAAGTCGAGCAGTCCACGTACAACTTCGAGCACGCGAACGTCGATCTGCTGTTCACGTTCTTCAACAGCTACGAAGCGGAAGCGAAGCGCATGATCGAGGCGCAGATCGCGCTGCCGGCGTATGAACTCGTGCTGAAGGCCGGCCACACGTTCAACCTGCTCGATGCGCGCGGTGCGATTTCCGTGACCGAGCGCGCCGCGTATATCGGCCGCATCCGCGCGCTGTCGCGGCTCGTCGCGCAGGCGTATTACGACTCGCGCGAAAAGCTCGGCTTCCCGATGCTCGGCAATCCGGTGCACGCCGTACCCGGCCTCACCACCGACGAACAGGACGCCGCGATGCCCGCCTGGGCGCCGCCGCTCAAAGTCGAACGCAAGATCGATCCGGACTGA
- the glyS gene encoding glycine--tRNA ligase subunit beta: MTQAHQATLLVELLTEELPPKALARLGDAFAEGIAQRLAARDLIEGEPSFERYATPRRLAVMIRNVRAVAPEKHVREKVLPVSVALDAEGKPTAPLAKKLAALGFPDFSVSDLERASDGKADAFFLRYAAPGATLAEGLQAALDDLLAPSKLPIPKVMTYQRPDGTNIQFVRPVQRLTVLHGERVVPVSAFGIDADDTTLGHRFLSEGFIAIQHADSYAQTLREKGHVVASFVERKETIRTQLLAQADGDQVVMPEALLDEVTSLVEWPAVYACTFEEEYLQVPQECLILTMQTNQKYFALTDAASKLRPRFLIVSNIETKTPGEIIEGNERVVRPRLADAKFFFEQDKKKPLAERVPQLANVVYHNKLGSTLQRVERVEALAGEIAALAGANVTLAKRAAYLAKADLITDMVGEFPELQGTMGTYYARHDGEPEEVALACSEHYQPRFSGDALPATATGTVVALADKLETLVGIWGIGLQPTGEKDPFALRRHALGVLRILVEKQLPVDLVELLRAAHAQFAAVPNVADATTAIYEFCLDRLRGLLRERGFAAAEIDAVLALNPTRFDDLVARLEAVREFALLAEAGSLAAANKRISNILKKSDASTSGGVQTSLLTETAEKALYAQLEQVAPRVQSQLAQRDYTGALSALAALREPVDTFFNDVMVNAEDPALRANRLALLGALHQQMNCVADISRLAA, from the coding sequence ATGACTCAAGCCCACCAAGCCACCCTGCTCGTCGAACTGCTCACGGAAGAACTGCCGCCGAAGGCGCTCGCGCGCCTCGGCGATGCATTCGCCGAAGGCATTGCGCAGCGCCTCGCGGCGCGCGACCTGATCGAAGGCGAGCCGTCGTTCGAACGCTATGCGACGCCGCGCCGGCTCGCCGTGATGATCCGCAACGTGCGCGCCGTCGCGCCTGAAAAGCACGTGCGCGAAAAAGTGCTGCCGGTATCGGTTGCGCTCGACGCCGAAGGCAAGCCCACCGCGCCGCTCGCAAAGAAGCTCGCCGCACTCGGTTTTCCAGATTTCTCGGTGAGCGATCTCGAACGTGCTTCGGACGGTAAGGCCGATGCGTTCTTCCTGCGCTACGCCGCGCCCGGCGCGACGCTCGCTGAAGGTCTGCAAGCCGCGCTCGACGATCTGCTGGCACCGTCAAAACTGCCGATCCCGAAGGTCATGACGTACCAGCGCCCGGACGGCACCAACATCCAGTTCGTGCGCCCCGTACAACGGCTCACCGTCCTGCACGGCGAGCGTGTCGTGCCGGTCAGCGCATTCGGCATCGATGCCGACGACACGACGCTCGGCCACCGCTTCCTGTCCGAAGGCTTCATCGCGATCCAGCACGCCGATAGCTACGCACAGACGCTGCGCGAAAAAGGCCATGTCGTCGCGAGCTTCGTCGAGCGCAAGGAAACGATTCGCACACAGTTGCTTGCGCAGGCCGACGGCGATCAGGTCGTGATGCCCGAGGCGCTGCTCGATGAAGTGACGTCGCTGGTCGAATGGCCGGCCGTGTATGCGTGCACGTTCGAAGAAGAATATCTGCAGGTACCGCAGGAATGTCTGATCCTCACGATGCAGACGAACCAGAAGTACTTCGCGCTCACCGATGCAGCAAGCAAGCTGCGTCCGCGCTTCCTGATCGTGTCGAACATCGAGACGAAGACGCCTGGCGAGATCATCGAAGGGAATGAGCGCGTCGTGCGTCCGCGTCTTGCCGACGCGAAATTCTTCTTCGAGCAGGACAAGAAGAAGCCGCTCGCCGAGCGCGTGCCGCAACTCGCCAACGTCGTCTATCACAACAAGCTTGGCTCGACGCTGCAACGGGTTGAGCGCGTCGAGGCGCTGGCCGGCGAGATCGCTGCGCTGGCTGGCGCCAACGTGACACTGGCCAAACGTGCTGCATACCTCGCAAAGGCAGACCTGATCACCGACATGGTCGGCGAGTTCCCCGAGCTGCAAGGCACGATGGGTACGTACTACGCACGCCACGACGGCGAGCCCGAAGAGGTCGCACTGGCCTGCTCGGAACACTATCAGCCGCGTTTTTCCGGCGATGCGCTGCCGGCCACGGCAACGGGCACGGTCGTCGCGCTCGCGGACAAACTCGAAACGCTGGTCGGCATCTGGGGCATCGGCCTGCAACCGACCGGCGAAAAAGATCCGTTCGCGTTGCGTCGTCACGCACTTGGTGTGCTGCGTATCCTCGTCGAGAAGCAGTTGCCGGTCGACCTCGTCGAACTGCTGCGTGCCGCACATGCGCAGTTCGCCGCGGTGCCGAACGTCGCCGATGCGACGACCGCGATCTATGAGTTCTGTCTCGATCGTCTGCGTGGCCTGCTGCGCGAACGCGGCTTCGCAGCCGCCGAAATCGACGCGGTGCTCGCGCTGAATCCGACCCGTTTCGACGACCTCGTCGCGCGCCTCGAGGCCGTACGCGAGTTTGCGTTGCTTGCCGAAGCCGGATCGCTGGCCGCCGCGAACAAGCGCATCTCGAACATCCTGAAGAAGTCCGACGCGTCGACCTCGGGTGGCGTGCAAACCTCACTGCTCACCGAAACCGCCGAAAAAGCGCTGTACGCCCAGCTCGAACAGGTTGCACCGCGCGTGCAGTCGCAGCTTGCACAACGCGACTACACCGGCGCGCTATCCGCGCTGGCCGCGTTGCGCGAACCGGTCGATACGTTCTTCAACGACGTGATGGTCAACGCGGAAGATCCGGCGTTGCGCGCAAACCGTCTGGCCCTGCTCGGCGCGCTGCATCAGCAGATGAACTGCGTCGCCGACATTTCGCGGCTTGCCGCCTGA